In Candidatus Dormiibacterota bacterium, the genomic stretch GTCGTATTCGAAGGTCTCCTCGCTGGAGATCGACTTGGTTTCGCGATCCGATTCTACCGGGCGGTTATCGATGCCGCGTGCGAGCGCGCGGACTTGGTTGGCCCACGAGCCGAAGTGCCGGTAGGCTTGCGCGTCATCGAGCGCGGCGACGTGGCCTATGGTCGTGATGCCTGCGAGTTCGAGGCGGGCTTGGGATTTTGGGCCGACGCCCCAGATGCGGCCCACCGGCATCGGTGCGAGAAAGACCGCTTCGTCGCCCGGTGCAACCGCGAGCAGGCCGTTCGGCTTGCATGCGTCGGACGCGATTTTCGCGATCATTTTTCCGGTAGCGATGCCGGCACTGATGGTGAGGCCGGTTGCGCGCAAGACTTCGTCGCGAATCGTTTGCGCGAGCGACGTCGCCTCCGCGAGAGCGCAGGGGCCGAAATCGATGAACGCTTCGTCGAGCGAGAGGCCTTCGATCGCGTGGGCACGCGATGCGAAAATCGCGAAGACCTCGCGCGATATTTCCTTGTACTTGGACATCGTCGGGGGAACGACGATCAGGTTTGGGCACGCTTCGAGTGCGCGATAGAGTGGGAGAGCCGAGCGCACCCCGAACGGGCGGGCTTCGTATGAGGCCGTAAGGACGACCGAACGGCGATGGCTGCCCGCAACCGCGACCGGCTTGCCGCGCAACGTTGGATCGTCGCGGATCGCTACGCTGGCGTAAAATGCATCGATGTCGAAGTGCGCGATCATCCGTCGCGACCCTTAGGTGAGCGCGCCTTGTTGGATGGCGAGGATCGTCTGCATATTGCGCAGATCGTCGGCGTCTTCACCCGGCGTTTCCAGAATCGCCGTCTTCTCGCGCAGTTCGGGGTGAGCTAACAGCGAGCGAAAGCCCTCGAAACCGATTCGCCCTTCACCGATGTGCCAATGGCGATCGCGATTGCCGCCCAGCGGAATCTCGGTGTCGTTGAAGTGAAAGATATGCACGCGGTCTAGGCCGATGTGCGTATCGGCCTCGTCGATGAAGCGATCGACACCGGATTTGGAATCGATCTCATAACCGGCCGCCCAAGCGTGGGCGGTGTCCAGACACACGCCGAGTTGGGGGTGATCGACCGCCCGGACGAACCGTCCCAGTTCTTCCAGGGTACCGCCCGCCAGCGCGCCGGCGCCGGCCGAATTTTCGAGCACCAAATAAACGCCGGGTGCGATGGTGTCGAGCGCGCGTTCGAGCCCATGTACGATGGCCGCGAATCCTTCGTTGCGGTCGCGCTTGCCATACGAACCGAGATGCGTGTTGACGTAGCGAATGTTGCCGTGCGCGGCAGCTTCGAGATCGTGTGCCAGGAGGTTGAGCGAACCGGCCTGCACTTTCGGATCCTCGCTAGCGAGGTTGATAAGGTACGGCGTGTGGATGACGCAAGGATCGAGATCCGCTGCGCTGCGGGCCTCCGAGAACGATGCGAGCATCGCCGCGTCGACCGGCGTCGTACGGTAGCTGCGTGGATTGCTCGAAAATATCTGCATCGCCGTGCAGCCCACGCTCTTGGCATGCGCGATGGCGTTCGCGTAGCCGCCGGCCATCCGCAGGTGTAATCCAATGCGCATGCGTTACGACGCCACTTTCGCAAGATATACGAATTGCAGATAGGAGAGCGGCACGAGCGGGTCGCCCGCGCCGAACATCTCGTGTATGCGTGCGTCGAGCGTGTCGAAATACCGCGAAGCCTCCGAACCGAGCGCGTCGCGAACGCTCTTGCGCGAGCGCTCGTACTGGAGGTATTTGCTCGCGGGAGTCACCATGCGCCAGGGGAGGACGCGTAACCGATGCTCCGCAAACGGAGCGGCGTAAAATTCTTTGAATCCGCCGCCGAGCCCGGATGGCTTGGGTTCCGACCCCAAGTCCGTCAAGACGCTATCGCGCAGCTGTTTCACGGGATCGTCTCCGGTCAAGTGTTTCCACCAGATCGCGACCATGCCGCCGGGGCGTACGACGCGCAGCATTTCCGCAATCGCTTTGGTGCGATCGAAGTGATGAAACGCCTGGGCGCTGATGGCGGCATCGAAGCTGCCGTCTTGAAACGGTAGCGATTCTGCCCGGCCGACGGTCCACGAGGCGTCCGGAAATTCGCGGCTCGCTTGCGCGAGCATGGGTTCGGAAGCGTCGACGCCCGTTATTTGGAAGTTGTTAGCGATCAGCGGCTCGCTCGCCAAACCGCTACCGCAGCCCACGTCTAAGATTCGGTGCCGCTGCGAAAGCCCAAAGCCCACCAGCGTATTGTAGAGATCGTTCGAGTAACCGGTTCGGCCGGCGCTGTACTCGGCGGCGTAGCTGTCGTAAGCGCTCATGCTTCGGGTTCCGTAGCGGGGGGCTGCTCGGCGGGAGCTTCTCCGAGGGGCTGCTCGGCGGGAGCTTCTTCTTCGGAGGTCTCCGGTACCGGCTCCCCGGGGACCAGGAGATTGAGCTCGAGCGGCTGGCCCGGTTCGAGCTCCAGTTGCGGAAGATCCGCGAGCGAGTTAAGCCCGAACGATTCAAGGAAGAATGCCGTCGTCTTGTACTGCATCGGGCGTCCGACCACGTCCTTGCGTCCGGCTTCGCCGATGAGGTTGCGGTCCAACAGCGTGTTGACGACGCTATCCGAGTT encodes the following:
- the dinB gene encoding DNA polymerase IV, which codes for MIAHFDIDAFYASVAIRDDPTLRGKPVAVAGSHRRSVVLTASYEARPFGVRSALPLYRALEACPNLIVVPPTMSKYKEISREVFAIFASRAHAIEGLSLDEAFIDFGPCALAEATSLAQTIRDEVLRATGLTISAGIATGKMIAKIASDACKPNGLLAVAPGDEAVFLAPMPVGRIWGVGPKSQARLELAGITTIGHVAALDDAQAYRHFGSWANQVRALARGIDNRPVESDRETKSISSEETFEYDVREERRLAEVLRAQAAEVAEKLEREGLSACTVGVKIKRADFRTHGRQTHLAEPTRDARRILKAALYCLRRADLQGAPVRLIGLRVASLVPGEPLQISFL
- a CDS encoding deoxyribonuclease IV; its protein translation is MRIGLHLRMAGGYANAIAHAKSVGCTAMQIFSSNPRSYRTTPVDAAMLASFSEARSAADLDPCVIHTPYLINLASEDPKVQAGSLNLLAHDLEAAAHGNIRYVNTHLGSYGKRDRNEGFAAIVHGLERALDTIAPGVYLVLENSAGAGALAGGTLEELGRFVRAVDHPQLGVCLDTAHAWAAGYEIDSKSGVDRFIDEADTHIGLDRVHIFHFNDTEIPLGGNRDRHWHIGEGRIGFEGFRSLLAHPELREKTAILETPGEDADDLRNMQTILAIQQGALT
- a CDS encoding class I SAM-dependent methyltransferase codes for the protein MSAYDSYAAEYSAGRTGYSNDLYNTLVGFGLSQRHRILDVGCGSGLASEPLIANNFQITGVDASEPMLAQASREFPDASWTVGRAESLPFQDGSFDAAISAQAFHHFDRTKAIAEMLRVVRPGGMVAIWWKHLTGDDPVKQLRDSVLTDLGSEPKPSGLGGGFKEFYAAPFAEHRLRVLPWRMVTPASKYLQYERSRKSVRDALGSEASRYFDTLDARIHEMFGAGDPLVPLSYLQFVYLAKVAS